Proteins from a single region of Takifugu rubripes chromosome 4, fTakRub1.2, whole genome shotgun sequence:
- the LOC115249524 gene encoding potassium channel subfamily K member 1-like, which translates to MLQSLASSSCVRLMQNHKSTWYFASLLLGYVLYLVFGAIIFSSVELPYEDLLRQELRALKQRFLQENECLSEERLERFLKKALDASNYGVSILNNASINWNWDFTSSLFFASTVLSTTGYGHTAPLSDGGKAFCIIYSAIGIPFTLLFLTAAVQRIMVFSTRRPISYVHRQWGLSKAVVGVAHAVVLSFLAICFFLLIPAAVFSALEDNWNFLDSSYFCFISLSTIGLGDYVPGEAANQNYRELYKMGITVYLILGLIVMLVVLETFCELQQLKQLRKMFYLKKEKQKDRIAILEHDQLSFSSVSKAAASSNEDNRHMFGSTTTLVPPRSDTIE; encoded by the exons ATGCTTCAGTCTCTCGCCAGCAGTTCGTGTGTCCGGTTAATGCAGAATCACAAATCGACGTGGTATTTTGCATCTTTATTGTTGGGTTATGTCCTTTATCTCGTATTCGGCGCTATCATATTCTCTTCGGTGGAGCTGCCGTATGAAGACCTCCTGCGTCAGGAGCTGAGGGCCCTCAAACAAAGGTTCCTCCAGGAAAACGAATGCCTGTCCGAGGAGCGCCTCGAAAGGTTCCTGAAGAAAGCCCTGGATGCCAGTAATTATGGCGTGTCCATCCTAAATAACGCCTCCATAAACTGGAACTGGGACTTCACCTCGTCGCTGTTCTTCGCCAGCACCGTGCTGTCCACCACAG GGTACGGTCACACGGCGCCCCTGTCCGATGGTGGAAAGGCCTTCTGCATCATCTACTCCGCGATTGGCATCcccttcaccctcctcttcctcaccgcCGCCGTGCAAAGGATCATGGTGTTCAGCACTCGGAGGCCGATCTCCTACGTCCATCGGCAATGGGGCCTGTCGAAGGCGGTGGTGGGCGTCGCCCACGCCGTGGTGCTCAGCTTTCTGGCcatctgcttcttcctcctcatcccggCCGCCGTCTTCTCGGCGCTGGAGGACAACTGGAACTTCCTGGATTCCTCCTACTTCTGCTTCATTTCGCTCAGCACGATCGGCCTCGGAGATTACGTCCCCGGAGAGGCGGCGAATCAGAACTACAGGGAGCTGTATAAAATGGGCATCACTG TCTACCTGATCCTGGGGCTCATAgtgatgctggtggtgctggagacCTTCTGCGAGCTGCAGCAACTGAAGCAGCTGAGGAAGATGTTCTACCTtaagaaagagaagcagaaagacCGCATCGCCATTTTGGAACACGACCAGCTGtctttctcctctgtgtccaAAGCGGCTGCGTCTTCTAACGAGGACAATAGACACATGTTTGGTAGTACAACTACTCTGGTCCCTCCCAGAAGTGACACAATCGAGTAA